The Streptomyces sp. NBC_00459 DNA segment GGAGCGCACGGGTGATCTGCTAGCCGCGGCCACCGAGCTCTTTCTGGCGAAGGGTTATGACAAGACGACGATGGCGGACATCAGTTCCGCCGCCGGTGTGGCCCGAGGCAACGTCTACTGGTACTTCGACTCCAAGGACCACATCTTCGCCGCCGTCATCAACCGCATGCTCAGTCGCGAGATCCGCATCCTGAACGAGGAGCAGGCCGGTTCCGACCCATTGAGCCGCCTGGTGCGCGGGCTGTCCGACATGCGCTACTCCCGGCCGCTGCACCAGGCCATGCACGACCGGCTTCCCCATTCGGAGGCAGTTCGCGAGGCCCACAGCACCTTCATGAACTGGATCGTCGGACTGGTCGACGAGTTCATGGCCGAGC contains these protein-coding regions:
- a CDS encoding TetR/AcrR family transcriptional regulator; protein product: MPRNRQQIPREERTGDLLAAATELFLAKGYDKTTMADISSAAGVARGNVYWYFDSKDHIFAAVINRMLSREIRILNEEQAGSDPLSRLVRGLSDMRYSRPLHQAMHDRLPHSEAVREAHSTFMNWIVGLVDEFMAERGLDDAPGIDAGLVRDVAVAVFEGAHVPNDWNRPAHEMIRFLLESVVARNSAAKGRKR